Genomic DNA from Oncorhynchus nerka isolate Pitt River linkage group LG17, Oner_Uvic_2.0, whole genome shotgun sequence:
tttactgaaacTGGTGGGGAGGACACTTTGTTAATATTTAAATTAGGATTGCCTCTTTAACGTGACTACCAGTAGGAGTTGTTAGCAATAGCTAGAGGTAGTTAGCGGCTAATGCTAGTAAACTAACAAATTTGATCAATCAGCGTTATACGAAACTCATCAAATCGATGTGCAAGTTTACGGCTAGTATTTATCCCATAGCTAGCTAGCCGATGTTCGCTTATCTAACGTTAGCTAATTGTCCTGATCACATCccacatcccctgctctctctATTCTAGGGCTGGTAGCAGTGGCCCAGTCAGTTGGCGtgactctgctggcacccaggaAAAAGATCACGGTCATGTTGATGGGCAACCACTCTGCCGGCAAGAGCTCCTTCATCAACTGGTAATGTTCAATCAAATCAAGGTTATCATTGACAACGCcagaaggggtagagagaaggatgCACTTTGAAAAGTATTCCATCAGGGACAGGGACTTTTCCGTTCACTGATACTTACTGTCCCCTATGCTTCCTTTTGCTTCAAAGTCATTGTAATTATGGTCCatttgtcattgtgtgtgtgtgtggacatgaatGCCAGAGAGAGTGCTTGTTAATGTCTGCTATAACTTTGTCTCAGGTATGTGGAAGAGCACATCCAGCGCACAGGAGTGGCCATTGAGACGCAAGGCTTCAGCTTTGTTACTAGTGGCCGCAAGAGAGAGTCTCTCACAGTGAGTACTGTTGGTATAGTTCTGAGTGAATTTCCCCTTCAGTTTGCTCCTCACGTCATGCACTTTGGTTGAGGTACTTTGAGGGGCTTAACCTTTTCGCTGAGTAAGTGCTCACACGGTGGATATTTGTTTTTCTCGCAGAATGTAAACTTTGTTTTGTTTCTTGCTGTATTTCAGGGAAATGCCACGCTGCACCTTTATCCACACTTCAAACCGCTACACGAGATCAAGGGTGAGACTTCAGAGTTGATTCAACCTCATTAGTCTGCGTCATAGTAAGACTCAGGAAACAACTCCCTCCCCTGTATTATATGATGCAATAGAAATACAATGGTAATGGTAGCATGACTGACGACCCATTCTAAACATTAGTCAGCACTTTGTGTGAAATGCATGAAAATACCATTCAAGTAAAGgactctcgctctctgcctgtaGGTGTGTCTGAGTACCTGGGCACTGAGATCTGCACATCGCGGCAGAAACGTTTCAGCCTAGTGACGTTTGTGGACTCTCCTGGCCTGGTGGACGGGGACATGAAGTACCCCTTCGATGTGGACCAGGCCATCATGTGGCTGGGTAGGTCACCACAATATGGTGGTGTAGGGTGTGTAATTTTGTgaatatacagtaacagtcaaatgtttggacacacctactcattcaagagtttctttatttttactattgtctacattgtagaatcataGTGAAGATTAAATAACCcatctggaatcatgtagtaaccaaaaaagtgttacacaaatcaaaatatattttatattgaagattcttcaaagttgacagctttgcacactcttggaatgcatttcagttaacaggtgtaccttgttaaaaaGTGAATTTGTGTAATTTCGTTCctttttaatgtgtttgagcctatttgttgtgttgtgacatggtaggggtagtatacagaagatatccctatttggtaaaagaccaagtccatattacggcaagaacggctcaaataagcaaagagaaatgacagtccatcattactttaagacatgaaggtcagtcaatcagaaAAATGTCAAGTacttttgaaagtttcttcaattgcagtcgcaataaccatcaagcgctatgatgaaactagctctcatgaggaccgccacaggaaaggaagacccagagttacttctgctgcagaggataagttcattagagttaccagcctcaaataGCAGCccaatgcttcagagttcaagtaacagacacctctcaactgttcagaggacactgtgtgaatcatgccttcatggttgaattgctgcaaagaaaccacaccaataataagaagagacttgggccaagaaacacaagcaaagaCAGTGGGAAATCTGTCCCTTAGTCTTatgagtctaaatttgagattttttgttccaaccgccgcgtctttgtgagacaccgactaggtgaacggatgatctctgcatgtgtggttcccaccgtgaagcatggaggtgggggtactttgctggtgacactctgtgatttatttagaattcaaggcacacttaaccagcatggttaccacagcattctgcagcgatacaccatcccatctggtttgtgcttagtgggactagcatttgtttttcaacaggacactgacccaacacgcctccaggctgtgtaagggctatttgaccaagaaggagagtgatggagtgctgcatcagatgacctggcctccacaatcacctgacctcaacccaattgagattgtttgggatgagttggaccgcagagtgaaggaaaagcagccaaaaagtgcttAGCGTATGTGGGAATTACTTttaagacggttggaaaagcgtagtacaaaataaagaaaaaccctcggATGAGTAGGTGTtcatacttttgactggtactgtacttttGACTTTACCGCATGCTTTCATATTaatctctgtctgtgtttcatcatgacacacacacaccatctgtgTGTAAAGATTTGCTTTTGTTTATCTATCTGGCTAGTTGAGAAGAACATAACAGGCTcgtctctgtcccctcccaggCGAGCTGTGTGACCTCATCCTGGTGTTCTTTGACCCCATGGGCCAGGCGCTGTGCAAGCGCACCCTCAACATCGTGGAGAAGCTCAACGAGAAGCACGGTGACCGCCTGCGCTTGTACCTCAGCAAGGCCGACGAGGCCGGGGGAGAGTCggacagacaggtacacacacactgtagtggGAAATTTAAGATGAATAAAGTTCATATTCACTTAAGTTATTAACGCAATGTATTATACTTTTTATTTTCTGTAATACACATGATTCTGTTCGTGGAAGGTTTTTAATCACTAGACGTGAAGGAGAACTGTCCATAACCTATCTGCTGATAGTGTTGGTGCCAGTCTAAAGGTGCCAGTTCCGAGGACACACTGGTTATTATTGTACTCTGTGAGAGTGTGTGATTCACTGCCTTGTCTTTTATGTGTTTAGAGAACATATGTGCTTGGGATATTAGGGCCAGCTCAGGGAAGGCTCGGAATACATTTTCTCTGCTTCTGTGCTGGAGGTTTCTCCCTCGAGCAAATTGTACTAAAATAtagatatctttttttttttttactttatcaACGGCCGCTTTTGTGTTTATTTCACCTGGAAATTCTCTATTACACACACCTTATACATATTTACATTATGAGCAAGGTTGACAAGGGGCTGGGAGGAAGTTGGCCAGTTTGTTATAATCTAACAGCTCCCAGATTGAAGTTTCAAACATTAGCTAATCAGAAAATCAATCCCTGTCGTGATTGGGTCTTTCAGAGGGTGATGATGCAGATAGTCCAGGAGCTGTGCAAGCGGCCGGGACTCAACAAGTGTGGCTTTGACATGCCTACCATCTATGTTCCCAACCCCAACAAGGTAGCC
This window encodes:
- the LOC115145250 gene encoding sarcalumenin-like isoform X2; translation: MLMGNHSAGKSSFINWYVEEHIQRTGVAIETQGFSFVTSGRKRESLTGNATLHLYPHFKPLHEIKGVSEYLGTEICTSRQKRFSLVTFVDSPGLVDGDMKYPFDVDQAIMWLGELCDLILVFFDPMGQALCKRTLNIVEKLNEKHGDRLRLYLSKADEAGGESDRQRVMMQIVQELCKRPGLNKCGFDMPTIYVPNPNKPSRCVNQIEEACRTIEKTINQTVQNTLNSLEKDCELITEAIADTLSQDRQTSVDNRRARCKGCLLALLGFSVPFMLMAALVLGSFSKELLEMALGDDGIEALSLYLAPVVRVFVSMSVEYQLYSCGGLIFLSFLLLILARFSFRTQPTLSGRQKRQLQEKMDYVQEVVKTKKKKLYEEYLRQSVGDQDMD